The Tripterygium wilfordii isolate XIE 37 chromosome 5, ASM1340144v1, whole genome shotgun sequence DNA segment GGTTTCCATGGTTTGTCTTGTTGACTCAGCCATTCCTCCCAAGCTCAAGTACATGCACACCAATGGTTCATTGAACATCTTCAAAGCGATAGTGAGTCCCTTAATTTTCATGTTcctactttttattttattttttttagtgtgAATGAAAGAAattacgaaaatgataaatatctaaGCACTATCGCAATTTGCCTCTACAGTATCCTAGTTGTTGATGAGTTGGATGCACAAGAACCCTGTATTGGGCTTCAAATTATTTATCTTACCTAATTTATTGGATTGAATTTTTCAAGGAATACAATGCTTCAATTGAGTTCTACTGGGCACCACTACTGGTTGAATCAAATTCGGACGATCCATTGAACCATAGAGTACCTGATCGGATTGTCAGAGTCCAAGCAATTGAAAAGCATGCCAGGCATTGGACTGATGCAGACATACTTGTATTTAATTCTTATCTCTGGTGGAGAAGGTCTTACTTGAAAGTCCTGTAAGTAAACATTCTAGTGTTTTCGAAGGAtccaattgtttttttttttttctttctccaattATCTCAAATGTTAAAATGGAcatacgatttcatatggatcgtTCGGGGCATGTGGGGTCCAAGAGTTTACAAGGATCATGTGTGTCCATCTCAGTATTTGTGATAGCTGATACAAAAAATACTCAAATCCTTAACATTTTCGAATATGCTAGCTAGCTATTATGTAACCTAACAATACAATCGATCCTGCCATGGCCATTACTAGGTGGGGATCATTTGATAACCCAAATGGGATCTACAAAGAAGTAGAGATGCCTCGAGTCTATGAGATGGCTCTAAAGACCTGGGCAGATTGGTTGGAAGTCCATGTGAACCGAACCAAGACCCAGTTGTTCTTCGTTAGCATTTCACCAACTCACCAAAGGTATATCGCTCTTCTCGCTTAGTTTCTTTAAATTCAAAATCAACCATGGAGCAATAGCTCAATTACTTGTAACTCTAAAGCAAATAACGTTAaggtcgggagttcgaaccTAATGGTAGCATTTCTCTAGGGTTTTCCTGGTTTCGTGGGTCTGCCCACTTCCATGGGGAGAGGTTAGAAGCCCTTCATGAGCATGATGCAGGTTGTTCTGACGATCTAAAATTTGCACTCACTCGACTGTCCGAAGGGCATGCTGGGTTGGGTGGTTCCTCTgtcgtcattttttttttataattcatACTCAAATGAACTTGAATAGagattcaaattcaaaaccAGATTGTGTTATGAACATGCAGTGCTGAAGAGTGGGGTGGAGATACAAATCAAAACTGTTACAATGAAACAGAGCCGATAATGAAAGACGGCCACCATGGAAGAGATACAGGTCCAGAAATGATGAACGTCGTCGATAACATTCTTGGGGAATTGAAAGCAAAAGACTTGAACGTACAGATGATTAACATTACACAGTTAACAGAGTACAGGAGAGAAGGGCATCCATCAATATATAGAATGCAATGGGATGCTTTGTCTGAAGAGCAACTGTCGAATCCAAGCAGCTATTCAGATTGTATACATTGGTGCTTGCCTGGAGTCCCAGATGTGTGGAATGAGCTTCTCTATGCTTACATTTTTAATCAGTATTGATGAAATCCACAAAAGGAAGAAACACAATGTTTATGAatttaaaggttttttttttttttttgagtatggAAATTTctaaatttgtaaaaaaaatagttcCATAATCCAAGTTTGTAAATAAAG contains these protein-coding regions:
- the LOC119998963 gene encoding protein trichome birefringence-like 34 → MIMKHNVKRRTRKLPSMAKKQQQMVPRTWGIIIRSSFHSLIALLIAGLIVSAVYLTQNSGQPVDVRTPEAEKSGNGRCNLFSGKWVFDNTSYPLYKEKECTFMSNQLACEKFGRKDLKYQNWRWQPHHCDLPRFNATALLERLRNKRLMFVGDSLNRGQWVSMVCLVDSAIPPKLKYMHTNGSLNIFKAIEYNASIEFYWAPLLVESNSDDPLNHRVPDRIVRVQAIEKHARHWTDADILVFNSYLWWRRSYLKVLWGSFDNPNGIYKEVEMPRVYEMALKTWADWLEVHVNRTKTQLFFVSISPTHQSAEEWGGDTNQNCYNETEPIMKDGHHGRDTGPEMMNVVDNILGELKAKDLNVQMINITQLTEYRREGHPSIYRMQWDALSEEQLSNPSSYSDCIHWCLPGVPDVWNELLYAYIFNQY